A window of Jannaschia sp. M317 contains these coding sequences:
- a CDS encoding LysE family translocator — MIDLPLILLAAFVAGASPGPATLAIAGTSMASGRRAGLVLASGITLGSLTWSVAAALGLGAVMLTQVWLFEAIRLIGGGYLLLLAAKSARAALSRARPQTRALSGSSRRLFARGLALHLTNPKAVLFFGALYAIGVPPDASASALLTIILAVGLQSALTFHGYALLFSTPSMTRLYLRLRRPFEALFALGFGAAGLRVLTARLP; from the coding sequence ATGATCGACCTGCCCCTCATCCTTCTTGCCGCGTTTGTCGCGGGCGCCAGCCCCGGGCCCGCGACCCTGGCCATCGCCGGCACCTCGATGGCCTCAGGCCGCCGCGCGGGTCTGGTCCTGGCATCGGGCATCACGCTGGGGTCGCTGACCTGGTCGGTGGCGGCGGCGCTTGGCCTGGGCGCGGTGATGCTGACGCAGGTCTGGCTGTTCGAGGCGATTCGCCTGATCGGCGGTGGCTATCTGCTGCTCCTGGCGGCGAAATCCGCCCGCGCCGCCCTGTCACGGGCCCGCCCGCAGACCCGCGCGCTCAGCGGCAGCTCGCGCCGCCTGTTCGCGCGCGGCCTGGCCCTGCACCTGACCAATCCCAAGGCAGTGCTGTTCTTCGGGGCGCTCTATGCCATCGGGGTGCCGCCCGATGCCTCGGCAAGCGCCTTGCTGACGATTATCCTGGCCGTGGGCCTGCAAAGCGCGCTGACCTTCCACGGCTATGCGCTGCTCTTCTCGACGCCATCGATGACCCGCCTCTACCTGCGCCTGCGCCGCCCGTTCGAGGCGCTTTTCGCCCTTGGCTTCGGCGCGGCGGGCCTGCGCGTGCTGACGGCCCGGCTGCCCTGA